One window of Bacillus alkalicellulosilyticus genomic DNA carries:
- a CDS encoding NADPH-dependent oxidoreductase, whose translation MNNVIETLTNHRSIRSFTEQTIDNELLDQIADATQAAPSWINGQQMSVVVVKDSTTKQRLAELVGNQSAVAEAPVFFVFCADFYRASLASTMEKTSFAVSDDIDALLVGATDVGLAMGNAIAAAESLGLSIVPIGGIRKNPLEVIELLDLPKYVLPISGLCIGYANQNPELKPRFAKEAVFHEETYKQDLIDQIVSYNRTMIDYSNGQGPSWTERVASFYSMPFTSYTAAMLERQGFSFKNTL comes from the coding sequence GTGAACAACGTTATTGAAACATTAACCAATCATCGTTCGATCCGAAGCTTTACTGAACAGACAATAGACAACGAATTACTTGACCAAATTGCTGATGCAACTCAAGCGGCACCATCTTGGATTAATGGGCAGCAAATGTCTGTTGTCGTTGTAAAAGATTCAACTACAAAACAGCGATTAGCAGAATTAGTTGGAAATCAATCTGCTGTAGCAGAAGCACCTGTGTTTTTTGTGTTTTGTGCTGACTTTTATCGTGCTAGTCTCGCCAGTACAATGGAAAAAACAAGCTTTGCCGTTAGCGATGATATTGATGCTCTTCTTGTTGGCGCTACCGACGTTGGCTTGGCGATGGGAAATGCGATTGCAGCAGCAGAATCACTTGGACTCAGTATCGTCCCTATTGGAGGCATCCGAAAAAATCCATTAGAAGTCATTGAGCTCTTAGACTTACCAAAATACGTTCTTCCGATTTCCGGTTTATGTATAGGATACGCTAATCAAAATCCCGAGCTAAAGCCACGTTTTGCAAAAGAAGCGGTCTTTCATGAAGAGACGTATAAACAAGACCTTATAGACCAAATCGTTTCATATAACCGTACGATGATTGACTACAGCAATGGGCAAGGTCCTTCTTGGACTGAGCGAGTTGCCTCTTTCTATTCCATGCCTTTCACTTCATACACGGCGGCTATGTTAGAAAGACAGGGTTTTTCTTTTAAAAATACACTTTAA
- a CDS encoding TatD family hydrolase: MIDAHIHLDQYEDSFLDQQIDNWLSRGITNVVAVSTNLASSYRTLELKQKYPSFVLAAIGYHPEQKPVAPKEKQELFQLVNAEKESIVAIGEIGLPFYIKEKLSLNDILQYREDFQDWIELGVELSLPLSIHAVHSEATTALHLLKQVKGVQAHFHWLKAPEPVVAGIIEQGYMISVTPEVCYRSRDQELVQKIPMDQLLLETDGPWSFAGQFSERKTTPLFLYEMVETIAEMKKKGCSELAHKCQQNNNRFYKHS; encoded by the coding sequence GTGATTGATGCACATATTCATCTAGACCAGTATGAAGATAGCTTTCTAGACCAGCAAATAGACAACTGGTTATCAAGAGGGATAACTAACGTAGTGGCGGTATCTACAAATTTAGCTTCTTCTTATCGAACGCTTGAATTAAAACAAAAGTATCCTAGTTTTGTCTTAGCGGCTATCGGATATCATCCAGAACAAAAACCTGTCGCTCCAAAAGAAAAGCAAGAACTTTTTCAATTAGTCAATGCCGAGAAAGAGAGTATTGTTGCAATTGGTGAAATTGGTTTACCCTTTTACATAAAAGAAAAGTTATCACTAAACGACATATTGCAATACCGTGAAGATTTTCAGGACTGGATTGAATTAGGCGTGGAATTGTCATTACCACTTTCTATTCATGCTGTTCATAGTGAAGCTACTACAGCGTTACATCTGTTAAAACAAGTTAAAGGAGTGCAAGCTCATTTTCATTGGCTAAAAGCACCGGAACCAGTAGTTGCAGGTATTATTGAACAAGGGTATATGATATCAGTTACCCCTGAAGTATGCTACCGTAGTCGGGACCAAGAGCTTGTACAAAAAATACCGATGGACCAATTGTTACTTGAAACGGATGGACCTTGGTCGTTTGCTGGGCAATTTAGCGAAAGAAAAACAACACCGCTCTTTTTATATGAAATGGTTGAAACTATAGCCGAAATGAAAAAAAAGGGGTGTAGCGAATTAGCCCACAAGTGTCAGCAAAACAACAATCGTTTTTATAAACATTCCTAG
- a CDS encoding EAL domain-containing protein has translation MSCIMCHAIPTLSEEGVLLLYKNNDPEAIEAQLTNLAVSFVREDKLVKCEYSSLTQLEEMIMNLKNYFKNEKKGHIQGTWTSNDAHVYPNMVSLEELAERVTKRNYLKIINEGLFTQHIQPILSFETNEIFGYEFLLRPNTTDHHFYPAELFSFSRDAGLQTLLDSQARLTAIELSSTLLPKGTKRFINFLPSSIYDPSHCLKTTFKAVEKYNVDPNDFVFEVVETEKIESIKHLQKILSVYQEHGMKVALDDLGSGYATLDVLRELKPNYAKIDRKLIDHCDQDRNKQAKLKAINEYAKAYKVTLLAEGIERKEELEYCRYLGIPLAQGYYIGKPAPSPLREKAIKG, from the coding sequence ATGAGTTGCATAATGTGCCACGCAATACCTACTTTGTCTGAAGAAGGAGTCCTATTACTTTATAAAAACAATGACCCCGAAGCAATAGAAGCCCAATTAACAAATCTAGCTGTTTCCTTTGTAAGAGAGGATAAGTTAGTAAAATGTGAGTACTCTTCTCTGACCCAATTAGAAGAAATGATTATGAATTTAAAAAATTATTTTAAAAATGAAAAAAAAGGACATATACAAGGAACATGGACAAGTAACGATGCTCATGTGTATCCAAATATGGTTTCACTTGAGGAGTTAGCAGAAAGGGTAACTAAAAGAAATTATTTAAAAATTATTAATGAAGGCTTATTTACGCAACATATACAACCTATTCTCTCATTCGAGACAAACGAAATTTTTGGTTATGAGTTTTTGCTGAGGCCGAATACTACGGATCATCATTTTTATCCTGCAGAGTTATTTTCCTTTTCTAGAGATGCAGGATTACAAACCTTACTAGACTCCCAGGCAAGATTAACAGCTATCGAATTAAGTTCAACTTTACTACCTAAAGGTACGAAAAGGTTTATAAATTTTTTACCGTCATCCATTTATGATCCGAGCCATTGCTTAAAAACGACGTTTAAAGCGGTTGAGAAATATAATGTTGACCCAAATGATTTTGTCTTTGAAGTGGTCGAAACAGAGAAAATTGAAAGCATTAAACATTTGCAAAAGATCCTAAGTGTATATCAAGAACATGGGATGAAAGTGGCTCTTGATGATTTAGGTTCTGGCTATGCAACATTGGATGTATTACGAGAATTAAAGCCGAATTATGCAAAAATTGACCGTAAGCTTATTGACCATTGCGACCAAGACAGAAACAAACAAGCGAAGCTTAAAGCCATTAATGAATATGCTAAAGCGTATAAAGTAACGCTTCTTGCTGAAGGAATAGAAAGAAAAGAAGAGCTTGAGTATTGTCGCTACTTAGGAATTCCACTAGCACAAGGCTATTACATTGGCAAACCGGCTCCATCTCCATTACGAGAAAAAGCTATCAAAGGATAA
- the meaB gene encoding methylmalonyl Co-A mutase-associated GTPase MeaB, which yields MKNPQKHRPMRKNVSIDDYTTGILSGNRTILAQAITLIESKSSKHLDIGQKVIQSILPHTGNSIRIGITGVPGAGKSTVIDSFGMMLCEKGHKVAVLTVDPSSSKTKGSILGDKTRMDKLSKHPNAYIRPSPTNGALGGVTRKSRESILLCEAAGYDVIIVETVGVGQSETTVQSMVDFFLVMVLTGAGDELQGMKKGIIEMADAIFINKADGENAKTAKALQAEYNQILQYFPCSSEGWRTKAFTLSALTGQGIEQMWKIILNFTRTTKPNGNFYNRRKTQQLEWLQSLVEDEVLHHFYHHPDIKIVWTKLSRQVEDGSISPTQAARVLLEKYNSMLKPLN from the coding sequence ATGAAAAATCCTCAAAAACATAGACCAATGCGAAAAAACGTATCTATTGATGACTATACAACAGGAATCCTCTCTGGCAATCGAACGATACTAGCCCAGGCGATAACCTTAATTGAAAGCAAATCTAGTAAGCACTTAGACATAGGTCAAAAAGTCATCCAATCGATTTTACCCCATACAGGCAACTCGATTAGAATTGGGATTACAGGTGTTCCAGGGGCAGGGAAAAGTACGGTAATTGATTCGTTTGGAATGATGCTTTGTGAAAAAGGTCATAAGGTTGCCGTCCTTACAGTTGACCCATCAAGTTCGAAAACAAAAGGAAGTATTCTTGGAGATAAAACGAGAATGGATAAGTTGTCAAAACACCCTAATGCGTATATAAGACCTTCACCAACAAATGGAGCGCTCGGAGGAGTCACAAGAAAGAGCAGAGAGAGCATTTTACTTTGTGAGGCAGCGGGATATGATGTCATTATTGTCGAAACCGTTGGAGTTGGTCAAAGCGAGACAACGGTACAGTCTATGGTTGACTTTTTTTTGGTGATGGTGTTGACAGGTGCAGGGGATGAACTACAAGGAATGAAAAAAGGGATTATTGAGATGGCTGATGCTATTTTTATCAATAAAGCAGACGGAGAAAATGCAAAAACTGCCAAGGCGCTTCAAGCAGAGTATAATCAAATTCTGCAGTATTTCCCTTGTAGTTCAGAAGGGTGGAGAACTAAAGCCTTTACTCTTTCTGCTCTAACAGGTCAGGGAATTGAGCAAATGTGGAAGATTATTTTAAACTTTACGAGAACGACAAAACCAAATGGAAACTTTTATAATCGAAGGAAGACACAGCAACTCGAATGGTTACAAAGTCTAGTGGAGGATGAGGTACTGCACCATTTTTATCACCACCCAGACATAAAAATAGTGTGGACTAAGTTATCAAGGCAAGTAGAAGACGGAAGCATATCCCCAACTCAAGCGGCTAGAGTATTATTAGAAAAATATAACAGTATGTTAAAACCTTTAAATTAA